CGGGCTTCGGGAGCGAGAAATACTTGTAGTAGTGCGGGTGGTCCTTCTCGTGGTTCCCGATGCACGGGAACACCGGAACCCGGCCGAACAGTTCGTGACACGGCTTGAACAGGTCGCCGGTCCACTGGGCCTTCGACGCGCCATCGTCCACCACGTCGCCACAGTGGACGACGAAGTTCGGCCGGCGCTCCCACATCAGCTTCGCGACCTTCCCGGTCACGACCGGGTTGCGCTGGGTGTCACCGATGACGGTGAAGCTGAACGCATCGTTCGATCCCGGTGCGGTCATGAAGGTCAGCGGCTTGCCTTCGAGCTTGCGCCCCTGCGCGTCCTGACACACGACGCGGTAGAAGTATTTCGTGTTCGGCTCCAACCCGGTGAGCACCACTTCGCCCATCGTGTCGGCCTTCTCGACCTTCACCTGTTGCTTCGCCGGGAGCGCGGTGCCGTATTCGAGAACCGCGGTGCAGGGGTCTTCCGTTTCCCACATCACGGTGATGCCGGTCCGCGTGACGTATTGGAGGTACGGCTCGACCACGAACCGCGGTCCCTCGGGGACCACCGAAGGCACGTCGACAAGTGCCTTGTCCGCCTGGAAGTGCGAGGACACCTGGTCCGCGGCGATCGCGTGCGGGCAGAGCAGCACTTCCTTGAGCGCGCCGTGTAGCGGGTAGTCCTCGTTGTCGTCCTTGTAGCGCCCGATCACGAACGGCGCGGACTTCGAGTACAGGACGGGGCCGGACTGTTCGGTGCTCGTCGAATCCAACTGTCCGTTCACGAACAGTTGCATTTGCTTGCCGTCGTACACGGCCGCGACGTGGTACCACTTCCCGCGCGCGAACGCGCTCTTCGACTCCAGGTAGGTCATCTTGCCGTCGCCGTCGTCGGCCCCCTTCGTCGACAGACCGAAGAAGAATTTCTTCTTGTTTGTGCCGACAATGAAGCCGGTTTCGGCCGGCCCGTTGTCCTGGAAGCACCCGAGAACCCCGGTCCACTCGGTCGGTTCGTCGACCCGCACCCACGCGACCACCGAGAGCGCCTCTTTGGGGAGGAACGCGGCATCGGGCGCGACGCGCGTTTTGATCATCACGCCGTCGTCCGGACCGGTAAGATGCAAGTAAGCCCCCGCGTTACCTTCCGTCACGAGCACCGGCGCCCCGAGCAGGGTGCCTGATAACTTGCCGGCGCGGTCCGTGACTGTTTTGCCGGTCACGGTGTCGGCGTCGAACACCCAATGCGCGGACGGTTTCAGGTCCGGCTTCGGCGCTGCCGATGTTGACTCGTTGAGCAGGAACACGACCGCGAGCACGGCGACGGTACACGCGCCGGCCCCTCCCACTTTCGCCCATGTTTTGGCCACGAGGCACCCGGGGTTAGGGAATGTGTGCTATACAAAAGCTGGACTGATGCCCGTTTTGTGCTACGGCGGCAGTATAGCGAGGTGCGTGTGTAGTTCGGGTGAAATTAAGGAACGTGCCCAACCGCACGACTTGCGCCAACATTTCACCCGGCGGTCCGTTCAGTTCGTTGACAGCAGTAGTGTGAGGGTGATACCGTGAATCTCACGGGTCCTCGCGCCCTCAAAATGAAGACGTTCCGCTCGGGCGGGATCGGATGGGATACCGGCCCTGGAGCGCAGAAGTCTGAGCAACGAGGGTGGCGCCGCGTTCGCGGGCCGTCGCACTCACTTCTGCTGTCCGGGCTCCAGTGACCGTTCACCCGATTCCCGTCCGGTCGCCGACCGTCGAACCTGGAGTCCGCAGGCGATTCCGCCCGCACCCGGAGAACCGCAATTATGGCCGTCACGAAAGGTTACTGGGGCATCGACATCGGGCAGTGCGCCCTCAAGGCGCTGCGCCTGGAGATGATCGACGGGAAGCCCACGGCGACCGCGTTCGATTACGTCGAGCACGCGAAGATCCTCTCCCAGCCCGACGCGGACCAGGATCTGCTCATCCGTGAGGCGCTCGAAAAGTTCCTCTCCCGCAACAGCGTCAAGACCGACGACGTGGCCATCGGCATCGCCGGGCAGTCGGGCCTGGCCCGGTTCGTCAAGCTCCCGCCGGTCGAAGAGAAGAAGATCGCCGAGATCGTGAAGTTCGAGGCGAAGCAACAAATTCCGTTCCCGCTCGACGAGGTCGAGTGGGACTTCCAGAAGATCGGGGGCGGCGAGGCCGTCGACGGGTTCGCTCTCGAAACCGAGATCGGCCTGTTCGCGATGAAGCGGGACATCATCTCCCGCTACCTCGGGTACTTCGCCGGGAGCCGGATCGAGGTCCACCTCATCCAGATGTCGCCGCTGGCGCTGGTCAACTTCGCCACCTACGAACTGCTCAAGCCGAAGGTCGACCCGTTGGAGGGTGAGCCAGAAGAAGACCCGATCCCGCGCGGTAAGAAGCGCTGCACCGTCGTAATGGACGTGGGCACCGACGCCTCGAACCTCATCATCACCGACGGCGCGAAGATCATCTGGCAGCGCCCGATCCCGCTGGGCGGGATGAACTTCACCCGCGCGCTCACCAAGGAACTGAAACTCACGCTCGCGAAGGCCGAGCACCTGAAGCGGAACGCGGCCAAGAGCCCGGACATGGCCAGCATCCTCAAGGCCATCAAGCCGGTCCTCACCGACTTCGTGGGCGAGGTCCAGCGGTCCCTGGGATACTTCACCAACACGCACCGCGACGCGCACGTCGCGCACATGGTGGGGCTGGGTAGCGCGTTCAAGCTCCCGGGGCTCCAGAAGTACCTCGCGGACAAGCTCTCGCTCGAAGTGAAAAAGCCCACGAAGTTCGACCGACTCAGCGGCGACGCGGTGTTGAACGACCCGCTGTTCCAGGAAAACCTGCTCACGTTCCCGATCGCCTACGGGCTGGCGCTCCAGGGCCTGGGGCAGGCCCGGCTCACCACGAACCTGCTCCCGCAGGGCATCCGCGTCGACCGGATCATTCGGTCCAAGAAGCCCTACGCGGCGGCGGCGGCGGCGGCCCTGCTCGTCGGTCTGGGTGGCATGGCGATGGGCTTCTCCGGCCCCTACGCCGCGATCACCGACAAGAACATCGACAAGGGCATCGAGATGACCAAGTCCGCGGGCACCGCGTTCTCGGGTCAGGAAACCAAGTACAACCAGGGTCTGGGCAACTCCAAGAAAAAGCAGGACGAGACCAAGCTCATTATTGCCGGCGCGGAGGAGCGCCTGAACTGGCCCCGGTTGGCGGAAGTGTTCACCGCCAGCCTCCCGCGCCCGGGCGACAACGGCAACCTGAACGAGCTCCAGGCGAAGGTGAACTCCGACCTCCCCGAGTTCGATCAGAACAAACTGTGGAAGGGCGAGGGGAACGCCGGGCAGAGTGCCTACGAATGGTGGCTCCGCCGGATGAGCGAAGGCGTGCCGATCGAACAGGCGCTCGCAGACGCCAACTCGGACCACCCCAAGGCCCTCGCCTACGTGAACGTCGAAATCGTTCACACCCGCTGGGTCAATAACGCGAGCGCGTTCCTCACGGCCGCCGACGAGCAGATCCAGGCCCGGTTCGGCGTCCCGATGGCGAACTGGATGAAGGACGACGAGCGCGAAAAGGACGAGACCAAGACGCCGCCCCGGTGGAAGCCCAAGGCGACCGAGGGCGGGGCGTGGGCCGTCGAGATCCGCGGGTACACCGACCACAAGATCGGGCGCCGGTTCATCGAACAGTCGCTCATCCGCAACCTCCAGCGGACCGACGTGTTCGCCAAGGACGAAAACAAAGTGGCCCGGTACATCGTCGGCGTGCCGGACCCGGTGAAGGGGAAGGTGAGCCACGCCTTCGTTTACAACGTGTGGCCCGTTTACGACCCGCAGCCAAACCTCCAGTACGCCGCCACGTCGTACCTCGACGGCCTGCTCGGGGGCAGCGGCACCGGTATCGGCCCCGGGGGGCCGGGAGGGGACGGTAAGGAGGGTGGGCCGCCCGCCGGTCTCATCCCCGGAGGACCTGGCGGTACCCCGGGAATGCCCGGTTCGGGATCGGGATCGGGTTCAGGGTCGGGCTCAGGCTCAGGTACGGGTACAGGTACCGAGGTCGCAGCCCTCGCCCCCACATGGCGGGGGCTGGGCACCACTGGCAGCGCCAGTGCGGGCGGTGGTACCGGTGGTTTAGGCTCCGCGGGCTTCTCCGGGCCGGGCATGCCCGGCATGCCAAGTATGCCCGGTGTACCCGGTGGTTCGGCGGGGGGCGGGGGCACGAAAAAGATCGAGGACACCGGCCGAACACGGTACGAGTTCGTCGTCATGTTCCTCTGGCGCGAGCCGACCCCGTCCACGCCACCCGCGGGGACCACGACCACGCCCTGAGCCGCCGCGCTCACCGTCCGGACCCGTTCGAGCGGGTCAGCCAAGCGTACACCGTCGCGCCGCGGTTCCGACCGCGGCCCTTTGCCGACCGCGTACACCCGAACAGAGTTTAAGTTATGAAGACCGAAAGTCCCGCGAAAAAACACCATTTCTGGATACTCCTCGGCCTCGTCCCACTGCTCACGCTGATCGGCGTGCTCATGGTGAGTTCCAAGGTCGGGGGAACCATTGACTCGCGCCAGGCCGAAATCGACAAGGCGAGTAAGGACATCGGGTCCAAGACGAACCCGAAGTCGAACGAGTTGATCGCCAAACTGGACAAGAACTTGGCGGTCGTGGAAAAGAAACAAACGGATTTGCACAAGGAGAACTGGGAGCGCCAGAAGGATCTCTTCACGTGGCCCCGCACGACCAACTCCCGGGTGTTTAAGGCCCTCGAAGACAAGGGGCTGAAGTTCGGCGACCCGATCCCGGACCTCACGGCGGTCCACAGCGAGTTCCAACAAGCTGAAAACTATCTGTACGAGTATTCATCGATCCGACGGGGTGTGGGCGGAACCGGCACCGGTATGGCCGACCTCATGGCCCCGACCCAGTTCTCCGGCGGGTGGCAACGGGTGCTCCGGTACGTCGACAATTTCGGCCAGGTGATCGTGAACAAGGACCAGGTCTGGTTGATCCTCGAAGACATGTGGGTCCAGCGGTCGCTGCTGAGCGGGCTCCGCACGGTCAACAGCGACCTCGCGACCTTCGAGCGGGTCCGGTATGAGCGGGACGGCAAGGTGATCGACGACCCCGCGAAGGGGGCGACGGCCCAGAACAAGACGAAGCGCCAGTTCCGGAGCCGCAACTGGGAGGTGGCCCTGGAGATCGTGCCCGAGGGCAACACCTACCAGCTCACCGGCACCCTCACGAACATTTCTGATCGCTTGCAGATCATGGGCGCCAACGGCCGGATGACGCTCAACGTGTGGCTCTCGACGGCCCCGAACGCCCAGCCGCTGACGTTCCTAATCATGGGTGAACTGCTGCCCGGGAAGGGGGCGATGAAGCCCCTTAAAGACAAAGACGGGAAGACCGTGCAGATGGTGCCCGCGAACGTGCTCCCCATTCACCCGCTCCCGAGCCACACCCTCTCCACGGGAACCGAACTGGAGAAACTGGAAATCGCGCGCGTCGAGCAGGTGTTCGATATCCGGACCGTGCCGCTCAAGCGGATCGAAGCCCTCGTTATGGGCCAGCTCGATAGCCGCAACGCCGCCCAGCCGACCCTGGTGGCCCCGCGGACGCCCCCGTTCAGCAAAGAGTTCGCGGGCGACCCGGCTGCCGAAGGTTCGACCGATGGATCGGGGGGCGGGCCAGGGGCGGCATACGGGGGGGGTAAAGGCTCTCCGTTGCCCGGCGGATCGGCGGGCGGCCCCCCGATGCCGGGAAGTGCCGAAGGCCCCGGGGGGGCTCCGGGTGGACCTCTCGGTGGACCGGGCGGGCTCTTCGGTGGCGCAGGGGTTACCGGACAGCGGGTCGGCGGCGGCTCGCTCCCGGCGGTGATCGACGGGAACAAGAAGCGGTACATTGCGGCCACCGAACAGGTGCGCCGGATGCCGGTCGGCCTCGTGGTCATCGTCGACCAGTCGTACATCCAGGACGTGCTACTCGCGCTGTCGAACTCGCCCCTGCGGTTCCAGATCACCCAGGTCACGTGGAAGCGATTCCGCGACACGCTCGACGGACTCGGCGGCTCCAGTTCAAGCAGCGGCCCCGGGGGCGGCATCGACTACAGCCGGGGAGAAGGTCGGCTCAACTTCGGTGGCGGAGACCCCGACGAGCGCGGGCCGCGGCCGGGCAATGGGTCGAGTGCTGGCGGACCGCCGCGCCCCCCCGGTCCCGGCGGAATCGGGCTGATCCCGGGTTCCTCTAGTGGCATGCCCGGTCCAGGTGGTTACCCCGGTATGAGCCCCTCGGGGTACCCGGGCAGCAATTCGTCGGTCGCGTCCGAGTCCCAGGTGACTTCGGGGCTCGTCGAGTTGAGCGTGTACGGGATCGTCTCGCTCTACGAAAAGTACGAGGCCCCGAAGCCGGCGGACGGTGCGGCCACCACACCGACCAACGCTCCGGAACCTACGGCACCGGCGCCGAACACCCCGGCGCCCGCGCCGAACACCACGACACCCCCGAAGATGCGCCGCCGGTACACCCGGGCGTGATTCCGATTCGAGGCGGTTCGGTCGAGCCGAACCGCCTCACGACCGCGAACGAACCCGGGCGCGTGTAACGGCCCGTAACCGAACACTAACACCGCGAACCGTGAACCGTTTTTCTGGTAGCGGTGGGCGGCCCCAACGAAGACTCGAACTGAGGGACGTACAGTGGCCAAAGCAAAGGTCAAATTCGATGCAAAGGACTTCCTGCTCCGCAAGGGGGAGATCCTGGTGATGGGCGTGGCCGGGGTGTCTCTGGTCGCGCTGCTCTTCTGGGGCGTGACCAAGTGGGCCAGCGCCGAAGATCCGAACAAGATCGCGAGCGATCTCGCGCGAAAGTCCGAACAGGTCAAAACCAACATCGCCACCGGCAAGCCCACCGAAGCCGAGTTGGACGCTATTAAGCCGGCCGAGTTCATCATCAAGCGCCAAAACAATACGCCGGCGCGGACCAACGACTTCCCGGTCAGCGGCCCGATTTTCGACCCGACCGCGCAGCCGAGCACGAAGCGCGATAACCCGATCGTGTTCAACGTGGGGGACTACCAGATCGACCTCGTGAGCGGGGCGATGCCCGGCTACGACATCATCTACGACGGCGACGAGCCGATGATCGCGGTCCTCACCACTGCGGTCAAAAGCGATCTCGACAAGCAAAAGATGAAAGAAGCCGTCGCCATGCTCCGGGCCAATACCCGGCGCGGGCAAGAGAACCTGAACAAGATCAAGAACTCGGCGCCCAAAAACAATCAACCGCCGGGCGGTCCCGGCTTCCCACCGGGTGGCCCTGGGTTCCCCGGTGGCCCGGGCGCGCCCATGATGCCGGGGGGCGGCAAGGCCGGCGGCAGCATGAGCGGCCCATACGGGATGCCCGGGTCCGGGTCCGGGTACAACATGAACGCCCGGCGCATGGACGAGGGCAAGGTCATCAAATACGTCTCGCTCAAAGACATTGACACCGCCATTGAGAAGGGCAACCACCCCGCGCTCACCGTGATCCCGGTCCGCATGGTTACCATCCACGCGGTCGTTCCGTACAAGACGCAACTCGAAGAGATCCGCCGGGCGCTGCGCCTCACGAGCGACGCGGAGGCCCGCGGGTGGGGGCCGTTCTACAAGGGGTTCGAGATCCAGCGCCGCGAGACGCGGGTACTCGCGAGCGGAAAAGAGGAAGCGATCCAGGAGTGGGTCGAGCTCCCGAAAGACGTGACGAGCACCGAAGGCAACTACAAGTTCGAGGAAAAGTACATCGACGTGATCGACACCCGCAAGGTCGCGGACCACATCGACGAGGGGTACTTCCCGTACTTCCTCAAGCCGGACATGATGCTCTCGATGCCGCTGCCGCTGTTGGCCAAGGATCTCAACGCCAAGTACCCGGATATCACTCTCAAGCCGATACTCGAAAATATCAAAAAGCTCGAAGACAAGAACACCCAGAAGGTCGGCGCGTCGGAATTCGCCCAGAAGATCGGCGGTAACAAGACGCGCGAGGGGATCGAGGGGATGTACGGGATCAAACCCAACCTTGCAGCCGGTTTCGGTTACGACCGCGAGAACTTCGGGGGCGGGCCGCGGCTCCAGCTCCCGGGTACGGGCAAGCCCGGCGCGCCCGGCCCGATGGGGAACCCGCTCCCCGGCCCGGGTGGGAAGCCGGGAGTGG
This region of Gemmata massiliana genomic DNA includes:
- a CDS encoding LamG-like jellyroll fold domain-containing protein — its product is MAKTWAKVGGAGACTVAVLAVVFLLNESTSAAPKPDLKPSAHWVFDADTVTGKTVTDRAGKLSGTLLGAPVLVTEGNAGAYLHLTGPDDGVMIKTRVAPDAAFLPKEALSVVAWVRVDEPTEWTGVLGCFQDNGPAETGFIVGTNKKKFFFGLSTKGADDGDGKMTYLESKSAFARGKWYHVAAVYDGKQMQLFVNGQLDSTSTEQSGPVLYSKSAPFVIGRYKDDNEDYPLHGALKEVLLCPHAIAADQVSSHFQADKALVDVPSVVPEGPRFVVEPYLQYVTRTGITVMWETEDPCTAVLEYGTALPAKQQVKVEKADTMGEVVLTGLEPNTKYFYRVVCQDAQGRKLEGKPLTFMTAPGSNDAFSFTVIGDTQRNPVVTGKVAKLMWERRPNFVVHCGDVVDDGASKAQWTGDLFKPCHELFGRVPVFPCIGNHEKDHPHYYKYFSLPKPEYYYSYTYGNAEFFVLDTNSKRNLKSDGEQYKWLEKALAASTAKWKFCYHHHPAYCSDDDDYGNTWKASSTYGDVRVRNFVALYEKYKVDVVFNGHVHVYERTWPIREGKVDQKNGIVYVTSGGGGGGLENFAPTPPFFKQQFRSDFHFCYANIHQGTFDLKAFDQEGRLFDQFTIKKD
- the pilM gene encoding type IV pilus assembly protein PilM, translating into MAVTKGYWGIDIGQCALKALRLEMIDGKPTATAFDYVEHAKILSQPDADQDLLIREALEKFLSRNSVKTDDVAIGIAGQSGLARFVKLPPVEEKKIAEIVKFEAKQQIPFPLDEVEWDFQKIGGGEAVDGFALETEIGLFAMKRDIISRYLGYFAGSRIEVHLIQMSPLALVNFATYELLKPKVDPLEGEPEEDPIPRGKKRCTVVMDVGTDASNLIITDGAKIIWQRPIPLGGMNFTRALTKELKLTLAKAEHLKRNAAKSPDMASILKAIKPVLTDFVGEVQRSLGYFTNTHRDAHVAHMVGLGSAFKLPGLQKYLADKLSLEVKKPTKFDRLSGDAVLNDPLFQENLLTFPIAYGLALQGLGQARLTTNLLPQGIRVDRIIRSKKPYAAAAAAALLVGLGGMAMGFSGPYAAITDKNIDKGIEMTKSAGTAFSGQETKYNQGLGNSKKKQDETKLIIAGAEERLNWPRLAEVFTASLPRPGDNGNLNELQAKVNSDLPEFDQNKLWKGEGNAGQSAYEWWLRRMSEGVPIEQALADANSDHPKALAYVNVEIVHTRWVNNASAFLTAADEQIQARFGVPMANWMKDDEREKDETKTPPRWKPKATEGGAWAVEIRGYTDHKIGRRFIEQSLIRNLQRTDVFAKDENKVARYIVGVPDPVKGKVSHAFVYNVWPVYDPQPNLQYAATSYLDGLLGGSGTGIGPGGPGGDGKEGGPPAGLIPGGPGGTPGMPGSGSGSGSGSGSGSGTGTGTEVAALAPTWRGLGTTGSASAGGGTGGLGSAGFSGPGMPGMPSMPGVPGGSAGGGGTKKIEDTGRTRYEFVVMFLWREPTPSTPPAGTTTTP